In the genome of Bacteroides mediterraneensis, the window TCCCATCAAACTTGTTCCGAATAGATACTATTAGTTCCGAATCGACTACAAATAACATCGATTCGGAACTAATTCACAAAATTTGCAACGTGGTTTACCGAATGCTTACGAAAGAAGAAGGAATCCCGGCGTAACCGCGAACTCCTGGAGGGACTGCCGGTAGTTGAAGTGGTGATTGAACCCGATCGGGTGGATTTGGACCGTTACAGACGGATCGGCGAGGAACGTACCCGTACGCTGGAATTTGAACCGGACAGGCTGTATGTAAAGGAGACTGTCCGTCCCAAATATGGACTGAAAGACAACCTGAGTCTTCCCAAGGAAGGTGAAAGCGGCGTAATCATTGCTCCGCTTCCACCTTCTCCTGTTTACAAATGTCTGGCCGGTTCCACCATGCTGGCCGAAATGCTCCTGCAGAAATACGAATATCACGTTCCATTCTACAGGCAGGTCAAGGAGTTCCGCCATCTGGGTGTCCGTCTTTCCGAAAGCACATTGAGCGGCTGGTTCAAGCCTGTGTGTGAACTGCTGAGACCACTTTATGACGAGCTGGTCCGGCTGGTTGTCGGCTGCGGATATGTTCAGGCGGACGAGACCACTGTAAGGGTGATCAGCAAGGGAAAGGGGAAGGCCGACAAGGAGTATCTGTGGATGGTCAGGGCGGTCATGGAAAAGCTGGTCATCTTCCATTACGATGACGGCTCCCGTTCGGGACAGACGATAAGGAAACTGCTGAAGGACTTCAAGGGATATCTGCAGAGTGACGGTTACAGTGCCTACAATGTATTTGAAGGTACTGAAGGAGTGTGCCTCATAGCCTGCCTGGCCCATATCAGACGTCATTTTGAGATGGCTCTGGAGGAAAACAGAGGTCTGGCGGAGCATGCCTTGAAAATAATACAGGAGATTTATCGGACAGAGCACTTTGCCGACTCCCGGAAATATACGCCGGAAGAACGGCGTGAACTGCGGAACCGTCAGTCCGCCCCCCTGCTGGATTCCTTTGAAAAGTGGATGGAAAGCACATATATCAAGGTTCCGCCCAAAAGCCGGATGGGACAGGCCATCTCCTATGCGTATCCGTTATGGCCCAGAATGAAGGCCTGTCTCAAAGACGGCAATATAAAGATAGACAATAATCTGGCCGAAAATGCGATACGTCCTCTGACGCTCTCAAGAAAGAACTTCCTCTTTTGTGGGAATCATGAGGCTGCGGAAAATACAGCGGTCATCTGTTCATTGCTTGCCACCTGCAAGTCACAGGAAGTCAATCCAAGAGAATGGCTGAATGATGTCATTGCCAGGCTTCCATATTATCAGAAAAAAGACTCCGGCAAAGATATCCGGGAACTGCTTCCGGATGTCTGGAAGTTGAAGAAGTCCAACGAAAATCCAATTGAAGTCTAATAGAGATACAATATAGAATAGCAAACTCTTCCTGTCAACTTTATATTCGTTGATAAGAAGAGTTTGTTGTTTTATGAATCTACAATGTGTATTTTATCGGATGCTTACGTTATTTCAGCGGTTTTTTCTTTATGTACTGTCCGCAAACAAAAAAGGCCGGCACACAGCCAGCCTTTCATGATTTATTTTCCCCCTGCCGGAAGATTCTTCAGGAAATAATCCGTCATGGATTTCCGCAGGTGATACGTGGTGCCTTCCCGCTCGTTGATGGCATGCGAGCGCATCGGATAGGACAGCTGATAGAACACCTTGCCGTGTTTCACCAGCTCGTTGACCAGCATCTCGCAGTTCTGATAATGCACGTTGTCATCGCCGGTGCCGTGAATGAGGAGCAGGTTTCCTTTCAAGCCTTCCACATACGAGATGGGCGAACCTTTGCGATAGCCTTCCGGATTGGCCTGCGGCGTGTTCATGTAGCGTTCCTGGTAAATGGTGTCGTACAACCGCTGGTCGGCAACAAACGCTATGGCAATCCCCGTGTGAAACACATCCGGATAGCGGAACATGCAGTTAAGGGTCTGACTTCCTCCCCCGCTCCAGCCTGTGATGCCGATGCGGGAAGTATCGATGAACGGATACTGACGGGCCAAATCGAGGATTCCCTGTGCCTGATCCTGTGAAGCAAAAGTACCCACCTCTCCATAGATGCATTTGCGCCATTCCCGTCCGCGAGGGGCAGCCGCTCCCCGATTGTCGATGCTGATTACGATGTAACCCTGGTTGGCCAGGAACTGATGCCACATATCGCCTCCCTGCCATACGTCCTGTACCGTGGAACTGGCCGGCTCCCCATAGACATCGATGATGACCGGATATTTCTTTGCCGGATTGAAATCTACCGGCTTGATCATAAAGGCATCCAGTACCAAGTTGCCGGAATGTGTCTTGACAAATTCCTTCGGGCGGAGCTGCAGCTGCTGATACTGTGCCAGCGCCTCCTTGTTGTCTTCAATGACCGACAAGGTCTTGTGCGACGGCAAGGCCACCATCTCTATTCGCGGAGGAGTGACAGCATTACTGAAAGTATGCACGGCGTACCTCCCGTCGGGAGAGATATTATATCGGTGCTGACCTTGTTCGTTCAGCGGGGAAAGGCGTTTCACTTCTCCCTTGCCAAACAGGTTGGCTAAATACAGATAACGCTGGGTATAGTTGTCCGGCGAGGCGATAAAATACACCAGTCCTTTTTTCAGGTCCATGCCCACCTGCTCAATCAAATCGAAATTGCCCTTCGTGATGGGCTGGATATCTTTTCCGTCACGGCTCACCCGATAAAGATGCCGCCATCCGTCCCGTTCGCTCTGCCAGGTAAAATACGTATTGTGCTTCAACCAGGTCACCTGGTCGTTGGTTTCCACCCAGGCTGCATCCGTCTCGGTCAGGATATTTTTCGGCGCACCGCCTCCGATGGTCGCAATCCATACCTTATTTGTATTCTGCGGACGGTTCATCTGCTGGATAAACAAGTCGTTGCTTCCCGGAATGAAATCCATCCGCATGATGTAATTCTGACGAGGGTCACCGGGCAAATCAATCCAAGTGGTCTCGCCTCCGGCAGCTGCCACATAGCCCACCTTTACGGCTGAATTGGTGGTTCCAGCCTTCGGATAAGGGAAGCGGATGATTTTCGGGTACAGAGAATCGACATTGTTGATAATATCAAACCAGCCGGTACCTTCCGTATCACTTTGCCAATAAGCAATGTATTTACCGTCGGGACTCCAGCGGAAACCATCCCGGCAGAAGAATTCCTCCTCATACACCCAGTCGAAAGTTCCGTTCACAATCGTACTGCTTCCATCGTGTGTCAGCTGTGTGATTTTCCCGTCGGACACATTCTCCACATAAATATTGTTTCCGCTCACGTAGGCCACCCGCGTCCCGTCGGGCGAAAACTTGGCAAACATCAGGCTGCTCTCTGGAAAATCTTTTCCCAGCTGACGCAACCGACCCGTTTCCCGGTCGAGCACCCAGTAATCGCCGCGTGTATCGTAGCGCCATACCCGCTTCGTATTCGTATAGACCAGCACCTGCTTGCGCGAAGCGTCAAAGCTGAAACTCCTGACCGACAAGGTATCGGAAGTACCCGGTTTGACAAACAGGGCAGCTGGTATCAATACTTCCCGTTTGCCCTTTCCGGAGGCATCGTACGACACGATGTCGTATCCGCCTGCGGGATTCTTTTCTTTCTTCGAATACTTGCCTCCGTCGGAAAGCCAGTTTACCTGACTTCCTCCTTTCGTGACCACCAATCCTCCGTTCACCACCTCTTCCAGCGTGGGAATATGCTGTGCATATACCGAAAGGGAAGAAAGGCAGCAAGCTATCAAAATCGTCTTTCTAATATTCATTTGCATACTAATTTTAGTGTTTTCAAGTAATAATGCCTATTTCCCCGATAAAAGTACAATATTTCTGACACAAACAGGCAAAATTCGGGCATAAAAAAACGCACTTGCGTTTTCCTTCAAACACAAGTACGTTTTCCCTAAAACACCCTTACGTTTCACACCAAACGCGAGGACGTTTGAAAACAAACGCAAGGGCGTTTTTTCAACACTCGTTTTCCACCTCAAAATTTTACCAGAATACGGAACACTTTTCCCGGATGAGCAGCCCATTCAGCCATGGCTTCCGCGGCCCCTTCGGGAGCTACGATACGGGAGATAAGTTCTTCTGTCGGGCAGTGGCCAGCCTTCATATAGTGAATCACGGCACGGAAATCGGCCGGTAATGCATTACGTGAGCCCCGGATGTCCAGCTCTTTCTGTACGAAATATTTTGTCTGGAACTCTACCCCGCTCTTGGCATAACCAATGCATACCACACGGCCGGTAAAGCCCACTTCATCGACAGCCATCACATAAGTGGCCGGACTGCCCACAGCTTCTATCACCACATCGGCACCCATGCCGCCGGAATACTCCTGCACCCGTTCGTGCACATTCTCTGTCTGTGAGTTGATGACATACGTAGCGCCCATTCTGCGGGCCAAAGCCAATTTCTCGTCGTCCAAATCGACAGCAATCACCGTGGCGCCACGCAAGGCCGCACGTACGATGGCTCCCATACCGACCATTCCGCAACCGATGACCATTACCAGTTCATTGTCGACCACCTGTCCGCGTGACACGGCGTGGAAGCCCACGCTCATCGGCTCAATCAGGGCACAGTCGCGGGCAGAAATACCCTCTGCCGGAATCACCTTGTTCCAGGGCAGTACAGCATATTCGCACATCACCCCCTTGCGCTGCACGCCGAGAGTCTCGTTGTGCTCGCAAGCATTCACCCGTCCGTTCCGGCACGAAGCACACTTGCCGCAATTCGTATAAGGATTCAGCGTCACACTCATGCCCTTCTTGAAACTGTCGGGTACTCCCGCCCCTACAGCTTCTATCACGGCACCGACTTCATGTCCCGGAATGACCGGCATCTTCACCATCGGGTTCCGTCCGAGATACGTATTCAAATCAGAGCCACAAAAACCTACATACTCAATCTTTACCAATATCTCCCCTTCGTGCAGTTCGGGTTTTTCAATCTCCACAACCGCCATTTGCTGGGGAGCTGCAATTTGAACAGCTTTCATTTTCTTCGTATTTTTTATTCTACATTTCTATTTTAATCCAACACCTTGTATCCCTTCCAGCCATAATAGGCACAGAACAGGAAACAAACCATCGGAACAAGATAAGCCACATGATACATCTGCGCATTGACATGCATCAGATAGGCCGTGAACTGAGGCAGACAGGCATTTCCCACAATGGCCATCACCAGGAAAGCGGCCCCGCTCTTGGTTTGGTCGCCCAACCCTTTCAATGCCAGCGAAAACTGAGTGGGATACATGATGGACATAAAGAAGGAGATGCCCAGCATGGCATACAGCCCGGTCCGCCCGCCACACACGGACACTACCAGACACAGCACAACGTTCACCAGTGCATACACCAGCAACATGTCCTGCGGACGGAAACGAATCATCAGTCCGGTACCAATCCATCGTCCGAGCAGGAAGGCCAGCATATACAATCCAAAATACGTGGTAGCCACGGTTTCCGAAATGCCTGCATACGTACAGCAGTACACCAGAAACAGGCTGTTGATGGCTGTCTGCCCGCCGTTATAGAAGAATTGGGCAATTACTCCCCAGCGCAGATGCGACCGCTTCCATACCCCGAAGTCAATCAGTTTCTCCTTGGTAGCCTCCCGGTGTCCTTCATCACCAATCTTCGGCAGTTTGGCAAAAAGGAAGACCACGGCAATGAGCAGCAACAATACGGCCAGTACCAGATAAGGAGACTTCATGGCATCCGTTTCCAACTGGATATAGGCATCCCATCCGCCCGGATAATCCGCAGGCAACGTTTCGCGCGTATAATGAGTACCGCTCAACACCAGTTTGCTCAAGAACATGGCCGAGATGAAGGCACCCAGCCCGTTGAACGACTGCGCCAGGTTCAAGCGCCGGGGAGCAGTGGCCGCCTCACCCAAAGCCGTAACATACGGATTGGCCGCCGTCTCCAGGAAACACATTCCGGTGGCAATAATGAAGAAGATGCACAGATACGCCCAATATTCTTTCAAGATGGCTGCCGGAAAGAACAACAGTCCTCCCACCGCCGCCAGAAACAACCCGAACACAATACCGGCCTTGTAGCTGTAACGCTTCATGAACATGGCAATCGGAATCGGGAAAATAAAATAAGCCAGCCAATAAGCCGTTTCCGTAAAAGAGGCTTCAAAGGTATTCAGTTCACAGGTCTTCATCAGCTGCCGGATCATGGTAGGCAACAGGTTGCTGCTGATGGCCCACAAAAAGAACAGGCTGAACACCAGTGCCAGCGGAAGTGTATAACCCTTGTTTTTCATCGTATCCTGCCTTTTCGCTTATTCCGACATATTCTTGATATAAGGAAGCTCCGGCAACTCATAGAAACCATAAAAACGACGGGCATTCTCTCCAAGAAACAAGGATTTCTCTTCGTCTGTGAGCTCCTGCGACTTGCTCACGAAATCGTACGACATCCGATACGTGATAGCCGTAATCGTACGCGGATAGTCCGAGCCCCACATCAGTTTTTCGAAACCAACCCAATCGGCTGCCTCCCGAATGGCCCTTATAGCCCCCTTGAACGGGTAAAACTCGTCGTTGAACAGCCAGGTAATGCCGCCCGATTCAATACGCACATTCGGATGGCGCGCCAGCTTGATTTGCTCTGTCCAACCGGAAGTGGTCACCATCCCGAAATGACCAATGGCCACTTTCAGGTCAGGACATTCCTGAATCACCTCTTCCAACTCACCCACCTGCGTAGCCCCGTCGGCCATATCAATGGACAGCAAGACACCGTGTTGTTCCATCAGATGGAACATCTGCATCATTTCCTCACAGTTCAGCCACACACGGCCTTCTTTGAGCAACAGGCGCTGGGCCGGTATCTTGATGCCCCGGAAGCCGCGGGCAATAAGCTGACGTGCCTGCTCCAAATATCCCGGCTTGCGAAACTCGCACATGCCGCACACAAAAAAGCGGTCGGGATAACGGGCAGCCACCTCCGCCAGATAGTCATTCTGAAAACCGTCGATAAACTCCTGTGTCACCACTGCCGCAGCCACCTGCGCATAATTCATGTTCGACAGGAATACCTCGGCACTGTTCACTCCGTCGGTCATAAACGGGGGAAGCATCTGACGCACTTCCCCCATAAACAATGACCGCCCATTCTCCAGGGTACGGACAGGCAGTCCATCGACTACCGTATCCTGCTTCAACCACAAGTGAGAATGTGCATCTATAATCAACCCCATATACAACTCCTCCTTTATGAATTAGCCCAGCTCACGCGGAACTGGTCGCCGATGATTTCCCGCACTTCACGTACCAGTTCCTCATCCATCGGCTCCTCGATATACGCTATATTCTTCTTCACATTCTGCGGATTGGCCGTACTGAACAATGTTGTGGCAATTCGCGGATTGCTGACCGCATACTGCATGGCCAGCTTCTCAATGGGATAATGCTTGGCCTTGCAATGCTCCATCGCTTTCCGGCAAGCCTCCACCAACGGCTGGGGTGCCGGATGCCAAGCCGGAACACCTCTCTCTGTCAGCAGTCCCATAGACAACGGAGAGGCATTGATGACGCCGATACCTTTCGACTCAAAATAATCCAGGAAATCCAACAGCTTGTCGTCGCACAGGCAGTGATGGCAGAAGTTCAGCACCGATTCCACCGTACCGTCCGGCGCATGGTCAATCACCCATTTCAGGTTCTCCAGCTGAAGGTCGGTAATGCCCACATGACCTACCACCCCTTTCTCCCTCAGTTCCACCAAGGCTGGCAGAGTCTCATTCACCACCTGGTTCAAGTCGGCGAACTCGATATCATGCACGTTAATCAAATCAATATAATCAATGTGCAGGCGTTCCATGCTTTCGTACACACTTTCCGTGGCCCGCTTACCGGAATAATCCCACGTGTTCACTCCATCTTTTCCGTAACGTCCCACCTTCGTGGAAAGGTAATACTTGTCGCGTGGAATCTCCTTCAACGCCTTTCCCAACACGGTCTCCGCCTTGTAATGTCCGTAATAAGGAGACACGTCAATAAAATTCATCCCCAAATCGATGGCTGTAAACACCGCCTCCAAGGCTTCTTTTTCTTTAATGTCATGGAACACTCCTCCCAACGAAGAAGCTCCAAAACTCAGGGCAGAAACTTTCATCCCCGTTTTTCCTATTTCATGGTATTGCATAGTTATTTTATTTAAGATTCATACAAATAAAACATTCGTTCCATCAACCGCCATTTTTCAGCCGAACTGCTGCCCGGCACACATTCCTGAAAACGGGCCACGTGGTCTTCCCATTCAGCCTGACGGGGCAACCGGGCCAGACGTTTCATCGCGGTATCCCAGTCGAAGTCCAGCGGCGTTTCCACAATCATGAACAGGCGGCTGCCGATGATGTAAATCTCCATCTCCAGAATCCCGACCGACCGGATGCCTTCCCGAATCTCCGGCCAGGCCTCTTCACGACTGTGTATTTTCCGGTATTCCGCTATCAGTTCAGGATTATTCTTCAAATCCAGTGTCTGGCAATAGCGTTTGACAGGCATTCCATACTCTTTTACTCGATATCCTTCCATCTCATCATCTCATAATC includes:
- a CDS encoding S9 family peptidase; protein product: MNIRKTILIACCLSSLSVYAQHIPTLEEVVNGGLVVTKGGSQVNWLSDGGKYSKKEKNPAGGYDIVSYDASGKGKREVLIPAALFVKPGTSDTLSVRSFSFDASRKQVLVYTNTKRVWRYDTRGDYWVLDRETGRLRQLGKDFPESSLMFAKFSPDGTRVAYVSGNNIYVENVSDGKITQLTHDGSSTIVNGTFDWVYEEEFFCRDGFRWSPDGKYIAYWQSDTEGTGWFDIINNVDSLYPKIIRFPYPKAGTTNSAVKVGYVAAAGGETTWIDLPGDPRQNYIMRMDFIPGSNDLFIQQMNRPQNTNKVWIATIGGGAPKNILTETDAAWVETNDQVTWLKHNTYFTWQSERDGWRHLYRVSRDGKDIQPITKGNFDLIEQVGMDLKKGLVYFIASPDNYTQRYLYLANLFGKGEVKRLSPLNEQGQHRYNISPDGRYAVHTFSNAVTPPRIEMVALPSHKTLSVIEDNKEALAQYQQLQLRPKEFVKTHSGNLVLDAFMIKPVDFNPAKKYPVIIDVYGEPASSTVQDVWQGGDMWHQFLANQGYIVISIDNRGAAAPRGREWRKCIYGEVGTFASQDQAQGILDLARQYPFIDTSRIGITGWSGGGSQTLNCMFRYPDVFHTGIAIAFVADQRLYDTIYQERYMNTPQANPEGYRKGSPISYVEGLKGNLLLIHGTGDDNVHYQNCEMLVNELVKHGKVFYQLSYPMRSHAINEREGTTYHLRKSMTDYFLKNLPAGGK
- a CDS encoding zinc-binding alcohol dehydrogenase family protein is translated as MKAVQIAAPQQMAVVEIEKPELHEGEILVKIEYVGFCGSDLNTYLGRNPMVKMPVIPGHEVGAVIEAVGAGVPDSFKKGMSVTLNPYTNCGKCASCRNGRVNACEHNETLGVQRKGVMCEYAVLPWNKVIPAEGISARDCALIEPMSVGFHAVSRGQVVDNELVMVIGCGMVGMGAIVRAALRGATVIAVDLDDEKLALARRMGATYVINSQTENVHERVQEYSGGMGADVVIEAVGSPATYVMAVDEVGFTGRVVCIGYAKSGVEFQTKYFVQKELDIRGSRNALPADFRAVIHYMKAGHCPTEELISRIVAPEGAAEAMAEWAAHPGKVFRILVKF
- the fucP gene encoding L-fucose:H+ symporter permease, with translation MKNKGYTLPLALVFSLFFLWAISSNLLPTMIRQLMKTCELNTFEASFTETAYWLAYFIFPIPIAMFMKRYSYKAGIVFGLFLAAVGGLLFFPAAILKEYWAYLCIFFIIATGMCFLETAANPYVTALGEAATAPRRLNLAQSFNGLGAFISAMFLSKLVLSGTHYTRETLPADYPGGWDAYIQLETDAMKSPYLVLAVLLLLIAVVFLFAKLPKIGDEGHREATKEKLIDFGVWKRSHLRWGVIAQFFYNGGQTAINSLFLVYCCTYAGISETVATTYFGLYMLAFLLGRWIGTGLMIRFRPQDMLLVYALVNVVLCLVVSVCGGRTGLYAMLGISFFMSIMYPTQFSLALKGLGDQTKSGAAFLVMAIVGNACLPQFTAYLMHVNAQMYHVAYLVPMVCFLFCAYYGWKGYKVLD
- a CDS encoding amidohydrolase, whose protein sequence is MGLIIDAHSHLWLKQDTVVDGLPVRTLENGRSLFMGEVRQMLPPFMTDGVNSAEVFLSNMNYAQVAAAVVTQEFIDGFQNDYLAEVAARYPDRFFVCGMCEFRKPGYLEQARQLIARGFRGIKIPAQRLLLKEGRVWLNCEEMMQMFHLMEQHGVLLSIDMADGATQVGELEEVIQECPDLKVAIGHFGMVTTSGWTEQIKLARHPNVRIESGGITWLFNDEFYPFKGAIRAIREAADWVGFEKLMWGSDYPRTITAITYRMSYDFVSKSQELTDEEKSLFLGENARRFYGFYELPELPYIKNMSE
- a CDS encoding aldo/keto reductase produces the protein MQYHEIGKTGMKVSALSFGASSLGGVFHDIKEKEALEAVFTAIDLGMNFIDVSPYYGHYKAETVLGKALKEIPRDKYYLSTKVGRYGKDGVNTWDYSGKRATESVYESMERLHIDYIDLINVHDIEFADLNQVVNETLPALVELREKGVVGHVGITDLQLENLKWVIDHAPDGTVESVLNFCHHCLCDDKLLDFLDYFESKGIGVINASPLSMGLLTERGVPAWHPAPQPLVEACRKAMEHCKAKHYPIEKLAMQYAVSNPRIATTLFSTANPQNVKKNIAYIEEPMDEELVREVREIIGDQFRVSWANS
- a CDS encoding L-rhamnose mutarotase → MEGYRVKEYGMPVKRYCQTLDLKNNPELIAEYRKIHSREEAWPEIREGIRSVGILEMEIYIIGSRLFMIVETPLDFDWDTAMKRLARLPRQAEWEDHVARFQECVPGSSSAEKWRLMERMFYLYES